In Deltaproteobacteria bacterium, a single window of DNA contains:
- a CDS encoding MaoC family dehydratase — MAEFAFASHVKVGENRYRERYGLDFEDFQVGQVFKHRPGQSISQQDNVEEAMDSLNQAMLHFDDNYAAKTEWKKPLMVSTITLQRMIGLSWKTFAKKKRLLGWADLTMTYPVFGGDTLYAESEIKATEEWPNDPSCGKLTVVTRGVNQDDKPVCTMEYDLLVYKRGQSPFEQANY; from the coding sequence ATGGCCGAATTTGCTTTTGCATCGCATGTTAAAGTAGGCGAGAACCGTTATCGAGAACGCTACGGGTTGGACTTCGAGGACTTTCAGGTGGGGCAAGTGTTCAAGCATCGCCCCGGACAGAGCATCTCTCAGCAAGACAACGTCGAGGAGGCGATGGACTCGCTCAACCAAGCGATGCTGCACTTCGACGACAATTATGCTGCGAAAACCGAATGGAAAAAGCCGTTGATGGTGAGCACGATCACGCTGCAACGCATGATTGGACTCTCCTGGAAAACCTTTGCCAAGAAAAAGCGCCTCCTGGGCTGGGCGGACCTGACCATGACTTATCCTGTGTTCGGCGGCGACACCTTGTACGCCGAAAGTGAAATCAAAGCTACAGAAGAATGGCCCAACGATCCGAGCTGCGGGAAGCTGACCGTGGTGACGCGTGGCGTGAACCAAGACGATAAGCCGGTCTGTACGATGGAATATGATCTGCTCGTGTACAAACGCGGCCAGTCACCCTTCGAGCAGGCCAATTACTAA
- a CDS encoding MaoC family dehydratase, with protein sequence MSNLYSHRKLVENVFIEIAGVNFEDFEVGQIFEHRPGRTFTAEENRQHIMRSADLTMRNADLFYNQQAYGGEQCIGEAWILTVVTALTTKTFNKVVANLGWKKVQFPLPVHPGDTVYAESEILGKRESQSRPDQALLHVKTRALNQRGEEVCSFERRLLIYKRGLGPYEASGY encoded by the coding sequence ATGTCGAACCTGTATTCCCATCGTAAACTTGTCGAGAACGTCTTTATCGAGATTGCCGGCGTGAACTTCGAGGATTTCGAGGTCGGTCAAATCTTCGAACATCGCCCTGGACGGACGTTTACCGCAGAAGAGAATCGCCAACACATCATGCGCTCGGCTGACCTGACCATGCGCAACGCCGACCTTTTTTACAACCAGCAAGCGTACGGCGGGGAACAATGCATTGGTGAAGCCTGGATTCTCACGGTGGTCACCGCTCTGACGACGAAGACGTTTAACAAGGTGGTGGCAAATCTAGGCTGGAAGAAGGTCCAGTTCCCTCTTCCCGTGCATCCCGGCGATACCGTGTATGCCGAGTCGGAAATCCTCGGCAAGCGCGAATCGCAATCACGCCCCGATCAAGCATTGCTGCATGTAAAAACCCGCGCCCTCAATCAACGCGGAGAAGAAGTCTGTTCCTTCGAGCGCCGTCTGTTGATTTACAAACGCGGGCTTGGTCCCTACGAAGCCTCCGGGTATTAG
- a CDS encoding thiamine pyrophosphate-binding protein: MASVDGGALIGRILKEQKIKYMFAVNGGHTFPILANLMNNGVDLIHMRHEQATAYAADGYARVTGTPGVCCVTAGCGLTNAVTGLCVAGLTNSAVVCLSGQHPTTEDYIGSFQEAYGSDVVRTFSKFAKRVLDWTTIEVDLRQAFREAMNPPQGVSMLEIPQNILYHVDDETKQRPGAKVYNPEDLRSQGNPRQIERTAELLFKAQRPLIAGGDGIFWSDAAAEMKELAELTSTPVYCRRASQGAVDEAHPLAIRGAWKKPFTGEADVVLAVGFRFWSGEKFGEPPTWSGKATYIQVDATPQRVGWNVPAEVGIVGDPKLVLRQIIDKIKEMKLDFSAKRESPWTKQIADIRSNYEQLIGERAKKCANNVPLHPDRLTSDLMKVIDKDASLIIDSFTLSGYTSQWFTAHEMGQVVDAGPLAPVGHGVGMGIGVQLGRPGKQVIVVSGDGGLGIGGMDMETAAKYKIPIVTLLWNNSSWGPSFESMPMLKGKTKSFDMLPNIRYDKVFEPMGVYTEHVEQPDEIIPALERALKSGKTALVNVIGDKRVGHPTLGGNLLGSTKAV; this comes from the coding sequence ATGGCTAGTGTAGACGGTGGTGCGTTAATCGGACGCATCCTGAAGGAACAAAAGATTAAATATATGTTCGCCGTGAACGGCGGACATACGTTTCCGATCCTCGCCAACCTCATGAACAACGGGGTCGATCTGATCCACATGCGCCATGAACAAGCCACGGCCTATGCGGCGGACGGCTATGCCCGCGTCACCGGCACCCCCGGCGTGTGCTGCGTCACCGCTGGCTGCGGTCTGACCAATGCCGTCACCGGCTTGTGCGTCGCAGGGTTGACCAACAGCGCGGTAGTCTGTCTTTCTGGCCAACATCCTACGACGGAAGACTACATCGGCTCATTCCAAGAAGCGTACGGTTCCGACGTCGTGCGCACCTTTTCCAAATTCGCCAAACGCGTACTCGACTGGACGACGATTGAGGTCGACCTGCGTCAAGCCTTCCGCGAAGCCATGAATCCGCCTCAAGGCGTATCCATGTTAGAGATTCCCCAGAACATTCTCTACCACGTGGACGACGAGACCAAGCAACGCCCCGGCGCCAAGGTGTACAATCCCGAGGACCTGCGGTCGCAAGGCAATCCGCGACAAATCGAACGCACCGCCGAGTTACTCTTCAAAGCGCAAAGGCCGCTGATTGCCGGTGGCGACGGCATCTTCTGGTCGGATGCCGCTGCCGAGATGAAAGAACTCGCCGAACTCACCAGCACGCCGGTCTATTGCCGCCGTGCCAGCCAAGGCGCGGTCGATGAAGCCCACCCGCTAGCGATTCGCGGCGCGTGGAAAAAACCCTTCACCGGCGAAGCCGATGTCGTGCTCGCAGTCGGCTTCCGCTTCTGGAGCGGCGAGAAATTCGGCGAGCCCCCCACCTGGAGCGGCAAAGCTACCTACATCCAAGTCGATGCCACGCCGCAGCGCGTGGGTTGGAACGTGCCGGCGGAAGTCGGCATCGTCGGCGATCCCAAGCTCGTGCTGCGTCAGATCATCGACAAGATCAAAGAAATGAAACTCGATTTCAGCGCCAAACGCGAGAGCCCGTGGACGAAGCAGATTGCCGATATTCGCTCCAACTACGAACAGCTCATTGGCGAGCGCGCGAAGAAGTGCGCGAACAATGTCCCGCTGCATCCCGACCGTCTCACCAGCGATCTTATGAAAGTGATCGACAAAGACGCGTCGCTCATCATCGATAGCTTCACCCTCAGCGGCTATACCAGCCAATGGTTCACGGCGCATGAGATGGGACAGGTAGTCGATGCCGGACCGCTCGCGCCAGTGGGTCACGGCGTGGGCATGGGCATCGGCGTACAACTGGGCCGCCCGGGCAAACAAGTGATCGTCGTCTCCGGCGATGGCGGTCTCGGCATTGGCGGCATGGATATGGAAACTGCCGCGAAGTACAAAATCCCAATTGTGACGCTGCTCTGGAACAATAGCTCGTGGGGTCCAAGTTTCGAGTCGATGCCTATGCTGAAGGGGAAAACAAAATCTTTCGATATGCTCCCCAACATCCGCTACGACAAGGTGTTCGAGCCGATGGGCGTCTACACCGAACATGTCGAACAGCCGGACGAGATCATCCCCGCACTCGAACGGGCGCTCAAGTCAGGCAAGACCGCGCTGGTCAACGTCATTGGCGACAAGCGCGTCGGCCACCCGACACTCGGCGGCAACCTGCTGGGATCGACCAAAGCGGTGTAA
- a CDS encoding AAA family ATPase, with amino-acid sequence MSFDEVLDQIRALLQQRGRVTYGALKRRFTLDDEYLEDIKGELIRAEGVAADEAGDVLVWTGGTTVVSSQFLVVSPQLLTPNTQSPAERRQLTVMFCDLVGSTALSTQLDPEDLRDVVRQYQQTCAEVIERYDGYIAQYLGDGILVYFGYPTAHEDDARRAVYAGLEIIAALQSRARQQAVNTPLPHGRGSDELQVRIGIHTGVVVVGQMGGGGRHEQLALGETPNIAARLEGLAEPNTVVISAATARLVQHTFQLENLGKHDLKGIAEPMVLSRVLGPQEEQSDEDETTSARALFLVGRDEEVGLLHRRWEQSKEGMGQVVLLSGEAGIGKSSLVETSRNAVKHARAASITFRCSPYHQHSALYPIIAHLQRLLRWQPEESPAAKLDKLEQLVQASRLPVAEAVPLFAALLSLPVPAAQYPPLNLSPQQQRQHTHDLLVALLVEEAARQPVQVTWEDVHWADPSTLEVLGLVIEQAPTVRMLNLLTYRPEFHPPWPLRSHITPLTLNRLERLQVEALVTHLAGGKVLPAEVMQHVVSKTDGVPLFVEELTKTVLESNVLRQVNGHYELLGPLSTLAIPSTLQDSLMARLDRHPVSKEVAQLGAVLGREFAYATLKALTLLDDATLQERLAQLVEAELLYQRGRPPRAHYVFKHALIQDAAYASLLKSSRQHYHQQIAHLFEHQFPDLVETQPELVAHHYTEAGLIEQALPYWQQAGRRAAQRSANVEAVSHLRRGLALVETLPETLERSQHELAIQATLGPVLIQTQGWAAPETGAAYLRATALCQQLGETAQHFPVLYGVWAFQVVRPDYQTARKLGEQLLHLAEREQDSALLVEAHFTLGLTLFHLGEVAAGRRHCEQSVAHYDAQQHRALAIAYGHDPAMSALIYEACALWLLGYPEQALRQNQASVTLAHGLAHPFSLAYALCLATVAHQYRREWAQTQEQAEAAIALATEQGFPHWIAQSTIYRGRAVVEHGRAADGIAQMRWGIAAMRDIGSEGFQSFFLGLLAEAYLHDGQVEEGLATVAEALACVDRTAERFHEAELWRIKGELLLAQAGRVETPR; translated from the coding sequence ATGAGCTTCGATGAAGTGCTGGACCAAATCCGTGCGCTACTTCAGCAGCGCGGCCGCGTAACCTATGGAGCCCTGAAACGCCGCTTCACCCTGGATGATGAGTATCTGGAGGACATCAAAGGAGAACTCATCCGCGCCGAAGGCGTGGCGGCGGATGAGGCTGGGGACGTGCTGGTCTGGACGGGTGGCACAACCGTTGTTAGTTCTCAGTTTTTAGTTGTTAGCCCCCAGCTCCTAACCCCTAACACCCAATCCCCAGCGGAGCGGCGGCAGTTGACGGTGATGTTCTGTGACCTAGTGGGTTCGACCGCGCTTTCCACGCAGCTTGATCCCGAGGACTTGCGCGACGTCGTGCGGCAGTATCAACAGACCTGTGCCGAAGTGATCGAGCGCTACGACGGGTATATTGCCCAGTATCTCGGCGATGGCATCCTCGTGTACTTCGGCTATCCCACGGCTCATGAAGATGATGCACGGCGGGCTGTGTACGCGGGGTTGGAGATTATCGCAGCATTGCAGAGCCGCGCGCGTCAGCAAGCGGTGAATACTCCGCTCCCTCACGGTCGCGGCTCGGATGAACTCCAAGTCCGTATCGGCATTCATACCGGCGTAGTCGTCGTGGGTCAGATGGGCGGTGGCGGTCGCCATGAGCAGCTCGCCTTGGGCGAGACGCCCAACATCGCCGCCCGCCTCGAAGGGCTGGCCGAGCCCAATACGGTCGTGATTAGTGCCGCCACGGCCAGATTGGTCCAGCACACGTTCCAACTGGAGAACCTGGGCAAGCACGATCTCAAAGGCATTGCCGAGCCGATGGTACTCTCACGCGTGCTGGGACCACAAGAGGAACAGTCAGACGAAGACGAAACCACCTCTGCACGGGCACTCTTTCTGGTCGGGCGTGACGAAGAAGTGGGGTTGTTGCACCGGCGCTGGGAGCAGAGCAAGGAAGGCATGGGACAAGTGGTCTTGCTCAGTGGCGAAGCGGGCATCGGCAAATCGAGTCTGGTGGAGACCAGCCGCAACGCGGTGAAACACGCTCGTGCCGCGAGCATTACCTTTCGCTGCTCGCCGTATCATCAGCATAGCGCCTTGTACCCGATCATTGCGCATCTACAGCGACTGTTACGCTGGCAGCCGGAGGAGTCACCTGCCGCCAAACTCGACAAACTGGAGCAACTCGTGCAGGCGTCCCGCTTGCCGGTGGCAGAAGCCGTGCCGCTGTTTGCCGCGTTGCTCTCGCTACCCGTGCCGGCGGCGCAGTATCCGCCGCTCAACCTCAGTCCGCAGCAGCAACGCCAGCACACCCATGACCTGCTCGTGGCCTTGCTGGTCGAAGAGGCCGCACGGCAACCGGTGCAGGTGACGTGGGAAGACGTGCACTGGGCCGATCCCTCCACGCTGGAAGTGCTCGGGCTGGTCATCGAGCAAGCGCCGACGGTGCGCATGCTGAACCTCCTGACCTATCGCCCCGAGTTTCACCCGCCGTGGCCGCTGCGCTCGCATATCACCCCGCTCACCTTGAATCGCTTAGAGCGGCTCCAGGTGGAGGCGCTGGTGACGCATCTCGCGGGCGGCAAGGTGCTGCCTGCCGAGGTCATGCAGCACGTGGTCAGCAAGACCGATGGGGTGCCGTTATTTGTCGAAGAGCTGACCAAGACCGTGCTGGAGTCCAACGTCTTACGGCAAGTGAATGGGCACTACGAGCTGCTGGGACCGTTGTCCACCCTCGCCATTCCCTCCACCTTGCAAGATTCGCTGATGGCGCGGCTGGATCGGCACCCGGTGAGCAAAGAGGTAGCGCAGTTGGGCGCCGTGTTGGGGCGGGAGTTTGCCTATGCCACACTCAAAGCCTTGACACTGCTAGACGACGCCACACTCCAGGAGCGGCTTGCGCAGTTGGTGGAAGCCGAGCTGCTCTATCAACGGGGACGACCACCGCGTGCTCATTACGTCTTCAAGCATGCCTTGATCCAAGACGCGGCGTATGCGTCGTTACTGAAGAGTAGCCGCCAGCACTATCATCAGCAGATTGCTCATCTGTTCGAGCACCAGTTTCCTGACCTGGTCGAGACGCAGCCCGAGCTGGTCGCCCATCACTACACGGAGGCAGGGCTGATCGAACAGGCGCTTCCCTACTGGCAGCAGGCGGGACGCCGCGCCGCGCAACGCTCGGCCAACGTGGAAGCGGTCAGTCACCTCCGTCGCGGCCTCGCTTTGGTGGAGACACTGCCCGAGACCCTTGAGCGCAGCCAGCACGAACTAGCTATCCAGGCGACCCTGGGGCCGGTGTTGATCCAGACCCAGGGCTGGGCGGCACCAGAGACCGGCGCGGCCTACCTGCGGGCGACTGCACTCTGCCAACAACTGGGAGAGACAGCGCAGCACTTTCCCGTGCTGTACGGGGTGTGGGCGTTTCAGGTCGTGCGGCCGGACTACCAGACCGCGCGGAAGCTGGGGGAACAACTGCTGCATCTCGCGGAAAGGGAACAGGATTCCGCTCTTTTGGTGGAAGCACATTTTACGTTAGGGTTGACGCTATTCCACTTGGGAGAAGTGGCAGCTGGCCGTAGGCACTGTGAGCAGAGCGTGGCGCACTACGACGCGCAGCAGCATCGTGCCCTGGCCATTGCCTATGGCCATGATCCGGCCATGAGTGCGCTCATCTATGAGGCGTGTGCGCTGTGGTTGCTGGGCTATCCCGAGCAGGCGTTGCGGCAGAACCAGGCCAGCGTGACCCTCGCCCACGGGCTCGCCCATCCCTTTAGTCTCGCCTATGCCCTCTGTCTGGCAACCGTTGCGCATCAATACCGACGGGAATGGGCCCAGACACAAGAGCAAGCGGAAGCAGCGATCGCCCTCGCGACCGAGCAAGGATTCCCGCATTGGATTGCGCAGTCCACAATCTATCGCGGACGGGCCGTGGTGGAGCACGGGCGCGCCGCAGACGGGATTGCCCAGATGCGCTGGGGGATCGCGGCGATGCGAGACATCGGGTCAGAGGGATTCCAGTCGTTTTTTCTGGGCTTGCTGGCCGAAGCGTATCTGCACGACGGGCAGGTCGAGGAAGGACTGGCGACCGTGGCCGAGGCGTTGGCGTGTGTGGACCGCACCGCGGAACGGTTCCACGAGGCAGAGCTTTGGCGGATTAAGGGGGAACTGCTGTTGGCGCAGGCAGGAAGAGTAGAGACGCCTCGGTGA